CTAACGATAATTCCCAGCTGTCGAATGTTTTCAATAAACTTCTCAAGATGTTCTTCGAGATTGTCAAATTTTTCAGCCATGTTAGAAAGAAATAACGTATTCTACTGATATAAACAGTAATAATTGGCGTAATAAAACCAGTTTTTTGTCAATTCATCATAACCAAACGACTATCCCCGCACTCCGAACACCCATAACACTAAACTACTTTCAGGCAGCTTGACAGCCAATCACTGTGCAGAATGTTCAGTAACCGTAGTAACAGCAAATCACATTTACGTCTATCGTTCCTAAATGCTGCAAAGTGTCGTGCAGCTTGACAAGCAAAATATAGGCTATTTATAATTGCCATTTTGGAACAAACGAAATAAAATGTTAGTTTTGTGGTGTTCAAATTAAGCTCAGATTCAGAGGGTCACCCACACACTGCTCTGTAGTTAGGCTTTTGGCAACTGCATGTTTAAATTCAATACATAAGCCATAGGACCATTTGCATATATTATTCAAAGAGAATAAACGAGGGAGAGACTCCGATACATTAACGAAACTAAAGATTTCGCTCCTGTCTGTACACATTGTGtatgatttttattttttgattGTATAAATATATAGAATAATCGAAATTGGGGAGGATAAAAGTTTATGTGGTAAAAGCGGCGATAGTCCTGCCCCCTTTTACTTTCATCATCCTCATACTCTGTCCGATCTACATAATTAACCATTCAACTCTACAAGCAACGGAAGCCATCCCACGTCTGCACCGTTCGTTCGGTTATCTATGTTCGtgtgtgaaagggagagagagagagagagagagagagagagagagagagagagagagagagagagagagagagagagagagagagagagagagagagagagagagagagagagagagagagagagagagagagagagagagagagagagagagagagagagagagagagagagagagagagatctctgagaagagtgtgtgcgcgtgcctCCGCTAAGGATTATCGGGGTTGGTTCGTCCTCAGCAACATTAGAGCCAGTGTTGCCGCAGCTGCAGTTACATCAAAGGCTTAGCTCGCTCCTTCAGGTCAGACCGAGGGAAGCTTTGTTGGATGTGAGCATTTGAAATTAGAGTCGAATGTGATAGTAAGCGTTTCGTTGCACTGGCGGATTTTCTCCGTACATCAGGGTAGGTCGATTCAAATGATTTTTTCCCCCACTAGTAACTGAACGTTTCGCTCAGCTATTTCTAAGCGCGTCTGTTAGTTGATCTGCAGTTATCTACCGCAGTCATAGCGTACAGACGATAGGCACCTGTGTCACTATTCTATCCTGTTGATGACAATGACTTTTGTGTGTTTCAGTCGGTCCTTGACAAGATGATGCACTGAAAAAGGATTACATGCAAGTCCCCAGCTAACACCCTCTAAGGTTGCAGTAAACTGGGGGATTGCGACACTAGTTGTCGTTGTCTACGGTTTCAAGTAGTCGGACCGTGAGAATATTAAGTCTCGCCCTGTGCACGGCGTATTAATAATGGCCACTCTACTGCGGAAAATCGGTCTGATTCGACTTCACGACCGAGACACAGAAGACCCCAAGCATCACCAAGGATCACTCAAGGGGACGAAGGGAAACCAGAAGAACAACGCAAAGCATTGCCAGACGACTAACGAAACCAACATCCTGAGTACCCCCGAGATAAAGGCAAAAAAGCTGGACCAACACACCAGCAAGGACAAACCGCCCGTAAAGGATAAGCAGGGCAAAGATGCGAAAGAGAAACAGCAAACTGGAGGAGGTGTGATTGGGGGTAAAACGACCAGTGCCTCGATACCACCGCTAGCGCCTCACCGGCAACACTGCACCCAGGTTCGGACGCGGAGACTAATGAAGGAGCTTCAGGAAATTAAGCGGTTAGGTGATAACTTTATAACAGTCGAGCTGGTCGATGACAATCTCTTCGATTGGAATGTGAAGTTGCACCAGGTGGACAAAGACTCTGCCCTGTGGCAGGACATGAAAGAAACGAACACCGAATTCATACTACTGAATGTCTCTTTCCCCGACAATTTCCCATTCTCCCCGCCTTTCATGCGTGTACTTACCCCCCGGTTGGAGAACGGGTACGTTTTGGACGGTGGAGCGATATGCATGGAATTGTTGACCCCCCGTGGATGGTCCAGCGCATACACTGTTGAAGCCGTAATGAGGCAATTTGCCGCAAGCCTCGTTAAAGGACAGGTGAGGGTTCATTAAATACCACTTTTACATTTAAGCTGCATGTGTGGCATGTGCCATCTGCGTTTTATTTGGAAACATTCCCTAAAGGTTAGTGTTTCGTGGACTGCATGGCTATGCGTAACCTAAGTATTTTGCTTTGACTAAATAGGATAGGCTACCGAAATACGCATCGCATAGCCTTAAAACCCCAATAATACATAATTTTTCTTTTTAACCCGTGGTCTGTGGAAGGAAGCCATCTCCTAATCTTGAATATGATTAATCTTTATGTGACATTATGGCGGCCATTTCACAAAGTGTTCACTCGTTCTCTCGGTCTGATTTATTACCTATTCTACCTAACCCCCATGCAGTGCTGCCTACAGCCTATTCCTTCTAGTATCTTCTCCAAAAATCATCACCGTTGGGATGAATGGCAGGCTATGCTAAATTAAAGGACAAGGTCACCAACCACTGTATCGCATCAAAACGACAGAGGCGGGAATTAATTTGGACAGAATGATCCTGCCTGTGGATCAAATCCAAACATGAGCGTGGCTTATGCAATTATAACGAAACAAATACAACTACCGACATGAATGCAAACATAGCTCAAAGATGACAGTGGAGTCTACGGATGGATGGATTGATGTAGTCAGCTGGTATGGGGATTTTTTTCTGTCCCCACTGACTGTTATGCAATCCTGTCAAATGTGTTTTCAGATTCACGGTGCACTGCAGAGCTCGATAAGGGGCATTGAAAATAACATGGGAGTATCTGTCATGCATTCAATTATTTTCACATAGGCTAAATTAGTTAAAGACACTGCGTTTTTTTTACACATTATAGCTTCATTATTACTATAGGTTCACAGAATCATTTGTCGCATCTTCTTAGTAGGCTGTTTGGCGTTTTGCCCGTCACATCTGACGTCATTGCTATGACAGCGTTATGGCAGCAAATCGGAATCGCCCCCCTCGCCCACCAATCCCCAGAGATCATTTTTTAATTATGATGAAATTGCTCAAAATCTGTGGCAGAACGTGAATGTCCCAAACAGAGGCTTTACTGTAAACAAATGGTGTCTGGGAGGTCAGGGGTTAGGCTGCAGTtagatggggatggggatgatTCTCAGCTTTGAGAGATGGCTGTTTTGCTGTGTACTCTAACTATGGTGCAGTGCCGTCTTCCTTCAGATTGCTAATGAAAACATTATTGATTCCTCACAGACgtagattgcgtgtgtgtgtgtgtgtgatagtgtgtgtgtgtatgcatgtgtgagttAATTTCCTATTCGTTTGCCATTACAGTCATCTCATAAAAGTGTTGTGTTCCTGTATACCACACATGGTCTTTTTTACCACCTATGCAAACACACGCAGCCTGTTTGCGAAATAGTCAATTCTTTGAGGGTCAGTGTTTTGACCATGAGATAGGAACACAGAGTTTAAACTGAGCAGTACTAGGTTCTGGTCAGGAGGGGTTAGGAAACCAGTAAATCTGTCATCTTCACTTCCATGTGTGCAGTTTGGTTTGTGTGACCTTAAAGGGGGCAAATATATTTAGGTTAAAAGTGGGTATCTCATAAATGGTGGGATTCTCACAATGTACAATTGCCCTTGATCTCAAGACGTCCTCAGAGCACTCTACTAATTCTCCTACTCGCGAATTGTCCAAGTGCACAAGGAAAAGTCCTGTTCACATGCATGGTTAATAgtgtcaacaacaacaccagaccATGCTTAGTGATGTCATGACTTTGGCCATGTTATGTTTATCTCTGGCTCTGGGACACGTCTGTGTGACGCAATCCTCAGCCCAAAGCCACTTCCCACGATGCAATGGGAGCCGGCGCCCATTGACTGATCTCCATTCACAAGCTTACCCTTCAGCCTCTCCTCACACGAGCACAGCCCTCTGGGCACATTCGCGAACGGGCGCTGAACCGAAATGGGTAAACAGGGTCGTGGCTCAGTATAGGCccgcggggggggagggggggggggaggcgaaTGCTCCTCGGGGGTGAATACACACCCTcaaactcctctctctctctcttcgtctttAAACAACAATATCGGTAATTAAAGCTAAATTTCCCCTTTTTAATCCTGAAATCATAGGCTTTTAGAGAAGCTTATCGGAGGCTTATTCTCTCTATCTATATCTCGCTTGCTCTCTTgccttcttgctctctctctctctctatctcgcttgctctctgtctctctctgtctctctctctctgttatttCTGGTTAGTTGAACATCATGCAGTTCGGACATGGCCCTGGGCAGGGACAATTTTTGTCCTTCTATCCACACtttcacccaccaccaccacccccaccaccacacacacatgaacacatcatacacacagtgTTACCATGGCCAGTCTCAGTTCACTGGCATACATACTGTGCAGGTGGGAAGAACGGACATGTTGTACAGGATGTACATCAACCGTTTACAACCTGTCTGTAGGAATCGATACTGTATGTCCTGACAATAGCAGACGTTTGGCTACGGGGCCATAAACCGTTTAGCACAAACCTTGTTTAAGCAATAAATTGAAGGATATAGAATGGGAGAAGGCATAGGGAGCCCTAACAGTCATGTTCTATAAGTGCCCCCCAAAATTGAAGAGTTAATAGAAAATAGAAACAGGAAGAGTTAGGTCAGGTTAAACCTCAAATAGAAATCTAAAAGGTTCTGGTCTGCcctagtgtgtgtatgtatgtgtgtgtttgtgtcaggctGTTTGACTTATACCAGAATCCCTTCATACTAGTACGATTACTGTTGTTTCAGTCATGGAAATGTGCCCTAATCAACTGGCCAACCAGCCGCACGGCTGACTCATCTATTACACAATGTGACAGTGTTTAGAAGACAGTGTTTTACGTGGAACAGATGCGATCCTTTGCAGAACAGGCAAGTTCCTTCAGGAACACTCCTGAAGATACTTTAATGGATTCCGTCATCACCGAAAGAAAAGGCCAACTTCACAGGGAAACGGATCTTAACAAGGACTCGACATATCCAGGCCTTATCCATGCTGCGTTCAATTGTCTTGAATTGAACGCTGCTTTTCCTACTCGGGAAGCGAATAGACTTGACAAGCCACCCTTCTGTTCGAATGGTGTCTCTGAAATCGAATTATGCGATGAAAGATTACGAACGGCCTTTGAATGAATCATATGGGCGCCACTCAATATTTAAGTATTCAACCGTTGTCTGTAAACGTAAGACTTGTTGTTCTGCTTCTGATTCATCCTCCCACACAGCAGTGCCCAGAAATAACTTGGTACGGCTCTTAGCAGTAGTAAGCAGCTTTAATATCACTAACAACGCCTACGCCCTTTCTCATATTCTTTTctcaatgttgttgttgttgttgttgttgttgtgtgtgtgttgtggttgtttgttttttggttgTTGCTCAGATCCACGTTTGTTAAAAGCTCTTGCGTGTGAGGAAAGGCAGTTTCACCAAGACGGACACTGGGTCAGTGACGATGTCTCCCAAACATGTCTGAGTTGCAGATAACAGGCTTTTTGCACCCTTCACTAGAACCATCCGCTCACATATTCATACACCGTCTCCCCTTCTTCATTCTGGAGTGGTTGACCGTCTCCACGGCTACGCAGGCCTGCCTCATATCTTACTTCCCTGCACTAGTACTAATACCCCAGTCCCTCTTTGGAGGGGACATTCCCATTGGTGATAGGAAGTGACATCTTAAAAGGTTTTCTCTGCTCTTAAACATGGATCTAACGTTAGACAAACGCAAAAAGCATTTGTGCTGTTAGCATCAATGTCATGACTGTGGTTGTTTCTTTCTtctgatatgtgtgtgtttatgcgtgtgtgtgtgtgtttctgtgtgtgtgttggtttgccAAACTGTTCTTGAAGAcagcaaagaaaagaaaatattaTTCCCGTGGATAGGTCAGTTCATGAATGTGAATTGACGACTGTGCTCCTACTGAtcatgcctccctccctccctcctccgtctATGCAGGGCCGTATCTGTAGGAAAGCAGGGAAGTCTAAGAAGGCCTTCAGCCGCAAAGAGGCCGAGGCCACCTTCAAGAGCCTGGTGAAGACCCACGAGAAGTACGGCTGGGTCTCCCCTCCGGTGTCCGACGGCTGAGGagctcccccccaacccccccatccccgcccgcccgcccggcgctagctagctagccacccATGCTAACGACACACCGCGCTAAACTCAACTCCTCTCGACGTTGTCCTGTTTTTGGTTTTAGTTTTCAACAGGGTTTCTTGGTCTTGTTTTTTTGGTTGAAGTGTTTTTCCATCTCATCGAACTTCTACAGCAAACAAGAACTCTCCAGGTCTCCTCACAACCTTCTATTCTGCCGCCATCCCATTCCACCAGCTctgcacttctctctctctctgtctctgtctttctctctctccctccatccctccttcagaGATTGGCAGACTGGGAACATTGTAATAGATGTGGCAGAGTCTCGAGTCAGAGCCATCTGAACTATGAACTGTCACGCGATGGGAGccggtgtgtatgtgtctcagcGGAGAGTGTGTCActattgtggggggggggggggggtgtacacacacacactgtacccacaCAGAGGAACTGACAGACTCTGACCAGGTACAGCTcaaccctccccaccccccaccgtcCTGTGAAAGACTACTGAGGGATGGAAGACGCATCCACCTTCATGCCCCACGCCCcgaccccaacccccaccctcgTTCAACCCCCTCTCCCTTTGATGACGACACACATCGCACCAAACATGCATTTCTTTCACACCTGAAGGGTCATTTACATATACATGAAAGCCGTTAATGTGTAATAGGCAGACAGTGCCACACGTTTCATGCTTgcttgcccctcctctcctttcttttgaCTGTGCTTTTGTTCACAGTTCAATGCAACATGACGATTGTAATTTATGTGGAGCTgtgctctctttgtctctctctctctctctgtttatctctatCGCTCTGTCTCGCAATCATTTTTCCTCGTCGCTAAGTTTAGAGCTCACTGTTGTGTAGATGGGTATGGATATCtaaatggagagaaaaaaaatccaatgTTGCTTTACGCAGAGACTTTATGAAAACGTGATTGGCATTCAACcgtagctctctctttctctctctctttctctctttgtctctctctttccaattAGCATTATGTGTAGGAGAGGAACAAGAATTATTGTCATGTGATTTAGATACCAGATGGTCAAAGgcatgatggtgtgtgtgtgttcctgaatCCACTTGATCTCTTCATTTCATGTCAATCAGGGCTAATATTTCTGTTGTCAGCCCATAGTGCATGATGACTCATGCGTGTGTGGGTTTTGCCGTTTTGTCACACTGTGTTTCCTTAACTtgtgacacgtgtgtgtgtgtgtgcttcttgcTTCTTTAATCTGTTCAAACCCATGTAAGAACTGAAGTACAAGATGGTCAACAAGCCCTTAAGCCTATCTCACAGTTGACAtttacacacgcatacacacacacgcacagcagtCTTCTCATGGGTGGAGTGTGCTTAGTTACAGGATGGTGTGTCTTTTACACACTGATTGATGTGGCGAAAGCGAGCAGGGACGGGGGGGGAGGTTGAAGTGAGCGACGAGAGCGCTTTGATATTTACCGGCGGCTTCCTAAAATGTCAGCTGGAATGCAAAATGTCTGAAGACATTTTGTTGGACTTTTTTGGCTTCAAACCACTCCATCCCTACCCCGTCCTACAGTCTGGCAGTCGAAGAGAGTACCTGTAGTAGCCTAACCGTCTTTTCGACGTCTGTAGAGATGGTACTGGATGCCAGAGACTACCTGACTTTGGGCACCTTCAAGTCCTTCACTTCCTGACTGTCGTGTGCCGAAACCCGGCTGTAAATGTGACAGGATAGCTGCTAATTAGCCTGACATTTGAACAGACTGTCAGTAGACGCACATGCAGATGAACACGTCGAACCTCCCACCCCGCTCTGGCATTTGCCACTTACAGTCCTGAAGGGCTGGTAGATATGACAGGGCGGAAGTCGGAAAcacaaccaaccaatcagcccAGGCAGAGGCTCCAGGTGTACACCCCTGGGAATCAAACCTCGGTTTTGGATGCGTCATGAACCTCTTGAGCCTGCGTTAGCCTCGCCGAGCTGAAGTCTAAGTAAGATTTATTAGTTTGAGTTGGACAGTGTGTTTAATCCATCACATTGCTAAGCACCTTGTTTTTTGTATTATATTGatggcgtgcgtgtgtgtgtgtgtgtggcatgcgtGAAACCCCAGCAGTTAGTCACCATCTGGTATCTGATCATGCTAAAAGTAAAATCCTATTGGTCCTCTCTGCTTTTGGTTAAGGTAGTCATTTCAGGGTTGTTTGTAGGTGTTCTCTTGAACTAAGAGGAGAAAACTGTAAAAGTTATTATAAGACAAAATATCTCCAAATTGGGTGTTTGCCGGTTTAAAGAGAATCATTTTGTGATATAGTTTAGATTGGTAGTTTGCAGACACTAACTGGGTTAATTGATTCTGTTGTATTATATCTGCATGTGATAAGTGATTGGTAGCTAGCTCTCTTTTTTTCAAGAAAAGTAAGAAAATAGCAGGGGggaaacaaacagaaaatgctTCTCTTATCTCGTTTTTCAGTTCTGTACGTAATTATTTTCCTTTCAATGTCCTAAAAATGTCACGTTGTGTTCTatgaatgtttgtgtttttatttatttgtggtTTGCCAAAATGAAGATTTTGAAGCATGTCGCAGGTATTGtcacagaaaaagagaaggaaaaaaatcCTAACTAAGAATGATATGTATCTGTATCTGAGGGGTGTTTTTGGGGGGACATTCAGGGGCCACATCAAGACCGATTAGACAGTGTGTCATAACGCCTCAACATCCTCCAGGGAGCATGTCCTCCACAGGAGCAGAAGTGGGAGGGATTTGACTGGATGGATTGGAAATCCTCTGTGCCCTGGCTATTTCCTGGTCTCCAGAGTGACATCATGACTGTCCTATACCCATATGTCTAGTTCTGGTTCTGGCAACTAAATGGTCCTGGATAGGGGTTCCTCTCAGACACAGATATCTGGTCAGATTCAACTAGCCCTAACCTTATTCACAATGGGCCAACAGACACTTAAAACAGACCAGAGATCCGTTTCTAAGGGAAACCTCCGTCCAAACTCTTTACGAGACTGTCGGGTTAAGACCAAGGTCGAAAAGTGAAAGGTCGATGCAAGACCAAACAGGAATGTGCAATAAAAGTTACGGCTTATTGAAACCCTGCTGAACCAAACTTGTCTTTCTTCTCACCTGCTTCTGAAGGGAATAATCGCACGTGATGTCAGCAGCCCAGATGGGatagcacacactcacagcataTGCAAGGATACACTTACATAGTAATCTATTGTCTTCGGCCATGCTCTAGTTTCAGTACAACCACGGTGTCTGTTTCCACGCTACCTCCAGCGGCAGTCCAAACACTCACGTCTGACACATTGACTCATCCCTGTCCCCTGCTCTGCACTGCAGAGCAGAGGCATCACAGTACAGAATGTACTCTTGCTTGGAGCATGCTGGGAAATTGTAATCCAGAAACGTTGGCTGCTGACGTCAGCTAGCGCACTCAAgtctcaagtgtgtgtgcgtgtatgggtGTGTATTTGCATTCTAGGTATCATCCTGCTAACACACTCCgcctcaagtgtgtgtgtgtgttacgatTTGCATTCTAGGGATCATCTTGCTAACACtgtctcaagtgtgtgtgtgtttgtattctgGGGATCATCCTGCCTGATTGTGAAAGTATGGCTATAGTGAAAACTCTGGGCAGGGAGAGGTGAGTGCGAGGTAAAGTgtttatgattattattattattgttattataacCATCTAACTTATTGTTAGCTCTTCCCAGCAACACATGCTGAATGCCCAAATCTCAAGGGGCTTGGTGAGGATTCCTTTAACACGCAGGTATTGtcacagaaaaagagaaggaaaaaaaatccTAACTAAGAATGATATGTATCTGTATCTGAGGGGTGTTTTTGGGGGGACATTCAGGGGCCACATCAAGACCGATTAGACAGTGTGTCATAACGCCTCAACATCCTCCAGGGAGCATGTCCTCCACAGGAGCAGAAGTGGGAGGGATTTGACTGGATGGATTGGAAATCCTCTGTGCCCTGGCTATTTCCTGGTCTCCAGAGTGACATCATGACTGTCCTATACCCACAGTTCTGGGATGACAAGATGACGTCATCCTCTTGTTGTTGAACCATACGCCTCCATAGGGATgagtacacacccacacacacacccacacacacacacacacacagacacacacacacacagtcacacagatacacgcacacacccacacacacccacacccacacacacacacacacacacacacatacacacactcagtcacacagacacacacagacacacacacactcacagtcacacccacacacacccagtcacacagacacaaacacacagacacatacacagtcacacagtcacacacacacacacagtcacacacacacacccagtcagacACAAACATCAGTTCATGCATCCAGCCTTCTGGAGGCTGTTATCCATGCGGGTCCTCCGTCATCTTGGCCTCTGAGAGGGTGTTGAGTTCAGCTTTACGTAGTACGAGCTGAAGTGTGACGGGCCAAACACTGCAGGCTGGAGCCCAGGAGTGGAACGACTCACCAGCTCTCTGAAAAATACATAATTTATGGTCTTCAAGCTGTATTGGCTGCTCATGGGCTGTTGTGTCTGTATCACCTGCCTCTatggtgtccctggtgtgtgtctttgtttatatgtgtgtgtgtgtgtgtgtgtgtctctgtttatgtgtgtgtgtgtgtctttgtttatatttatgtgtgtgtccttcagTGCCTAACAAGCTCTTTTGCCTTTCAATTTGTCACGCACCCAAGACTTTTCAACTCTGATGTTGTTGcaccatgcaaacacacacacacactttctgtttGTCATGGTGGAGAGCACTCCTAATTGATCCCTGAGCCCTAATATGTTCTTTCCCTGTCACCTCTTttccaagaaagagagagagatggatagagggagATAGACAGCAAGTAAACAACACCGAAATAGGTTTGTTTTTCAATGGTACCCTGCAGGTGAGAACTACCCAGAGACAAAAACACATtgcgagaggagaggaaggagagagaacatGGCAGGttaagtgtgcgtgtgagtgagagagtgagtgagtgagtgagtgtgtgtgtgtgtgtatgtgcatgtactgTCTGTGTGAGACAGCGACAGAGAAAGCAAGGGACCAAAGACATCCTCCACCTCACCATCTGAATAATATCAGCTCCATTAGAAGTTATTTGATTTGCAGTTTACGTAATGCTAAGGCTCACTTTCTCCGGATGTAATTTTCCAGAATCCTTTAGTTGGGGTGAGCAACGTCAAGAGTTAAGTTAAGAATGCTCACTAAAAATATGAAACATCCACGTGTAGGAGACTTGTGTGTTTTTTCCCAGCAAGGGAAACATGATATTTATTGGGTGACAGGATTGTTTCAGACTGAGAGACAGTTTGACAGCCAGTGGCCCAGAAAACACCAGGGAGCAGGAATTTAAAAACCTACTGATAAATAATGTATAGATCTTCTCCTCATTGTTCCAGTCTACAACGCAGACAGAGCTCTCTCCAATCAGTTACCACATCCCATCCAACCTTACTTTCTATATTTGTTCATATACTATACCAGATACAGTATGATGAAGCGTGTTCTTGCAATGTTTAGGTAAGATTGGTGTTTTCTGGAATTGGAAGTACGGTACTGTTGGAGAACTGGAGCATTCTCTCTACACGTCATTCATTATACATGTGCTGCATCTGTGTCCACAGAAAGTATTGCTTTGCCTGGACATATTATGTTGAAATATTGATGTTTCTTTGTACTGATCCATCTTTGGGAtttggtgtttttgtgtgcggaagggagagagggagagagagagacggggtgggagatagagagagagagagagagagagagagagagagagagagagagagagagagagagagagagagagagagagagagaaagagagagagagagagagagagagagagagagagagagaggaaaagacagagGAAATGAGACaacgagggagaaagagaaataacAAAAGGCATACTTTTTTTGAGTGTTGGAGGGAGATGATGGTGCTGTAGGATGCTGTGTTGTCCCATCCGACTGCAGTTGTCTGTTACGTAAGACCTGGCTCGCTGCTGGAGAGAACAGTAGGCGGACTGGAgagctcctctccctctccccatctctgtctccctcgctcgctctcacTCAGCATCAATGCCAGGCCAAGCAGACTGGGACACTATAAATATTTTATATGGCACAGTGCATGTGGGAAAAAATTATTTATAGACACATTTTCAATGCTTTCAGAAGCCTCGCCGTGTATGCGTGTTTGTGagaccgtgtgtgtgagagagtaagcaagtgtgtgtgtgtgtgtgggtgagagacagcgagagagagggagagagagagagaatgtcaaGAGAGGGAAGTAGAGATTCAttgagaaagggacagagagagggagataaagaggagaggagaagaaagtgaTGGAGATtcattcccctcctcccctccctcctccgcatccttccttctctctgggcACCGGGGATGTTCCTCAAGGTGATCCCTCTCTACCCTCACTCCCAGGGGAGACGGGTGATTTATAACACCCTGCATAGCTGAGGGTGtggaagcagagagggagagaggagagagagagagagacaaaagataCATCCTCACGCATCCTAACATGCCACATTCCGTTGAAAATGAAAACCATCGCtataattatatattatatgttTTAATGGTTTGTTTCAAGATCTATGATGATCTCTGATGTGTGTTACCTAATACTTAGTAAAATGGGTTGTCCCTTCACTGTGGACTGCTTTGGCAACATTACCCAAGCCTGAACATTCATTCCAACAAAGCATCATGGATTGAATTGAGacttagagaaagagaaagggatacagagggagacagatagagagacagagagagacagacagagagagaaagagagagagagacagagggagagagagagggagacagagagagacagagagggaaagagaaagaaagacagagggagagagagatagagagagagagagagagagagagagagagagagagagagagagagagagagagagagagagagagagagagagagagagagagaattgaggAAAGGGAGAGCTATGGGGTAGGGAGAATTCAGTCTGGTTGTATCTGCGTACAGGGGAAGAAGATAGGGGATGTTGTcatgcacagcacacacacactctcccaccatGGCATGCAC
This genomic window from Hypomesus transpacificus isolate Combined female chromosome 4, fHypTra1, whole genome shotgun sequence contains:
- the ube2ql1 gene encoding ubiquitin-conjugating enzyme E2Q-like protein 1; this encodes MATLLRKIGLIRLHDRDTEDPKHHQGSLKGTKGNQKNNAKHCQTTNETNILSTPEIKAKKLDQHTSKDKPPVKDKQGKDAKEKQQTGGGVIGGKTTSASIPPLAPHRQHCTQVRTRRLMKELQEIKRLGDNFITVELVDDNLFDWNVKLHQVDKDSALWQDMKETNTEFILLNVSFPDNFPFSPPFMRVLTPRLENGYVLDGGAICMELLTPRGWSSAYTVEAVMRQFAASLVKGQGRICRKAGKSKKAFSRKEAEATFKSLVKTHEKYGWVSPPVSDG